The following proteins are encoded in a genomic region of Lemur catta isolate mLemCat1 chromosome 10, mLemCat1.pri, whole genome shotgun sequence:
- the FUBP3 gene encoding far upstream element-binding protein 3 isoform X2, protein MAELVQGQSAPVGMKAEGFVDALHRVRQIAAKIDSIPHLNNSTPLVDPSVYGYGVQKRPLDDGGNQLGALVHQRAVITEEFKVPDKMVGFIIGRGGEQISRIQAESGCKIQIASESSGIPERPCVLTGTPESIEQAKRLLGQIVDRCRNGPGFHNDIDSNSTIQEILIPASKVGLVIGKGGETIKQLQERTGVKMVMIQDGPLPTGADKPLRITGDPFKVQQAREMVLEIIREKDQADFRGVRGDFNSRMGGGSIEVSVPRFAVGIVIGRNGEMIKKIQNDAGVRIQFKPDDGISPERAAQVMGPPDRCQHAAHIISELILTAQERDGFGGLAVARGRGRSRGDWSVGTPGGVQEITYTVPADKCGLVIGKGGENIKSINQQSGAHVELQRNPPPNTDPSLRMFTIRGVPQQIEVARHLIDEKVGGTSLGAPGAFGQSPFSQPPAAPHQNTFPSRSSGCFPNMAAKVNGNPHSTPVSGPPAFLTQGWGSTYQAWQQPTQQVPSQQSQPQSSQPDYSKAWEDYYKKQSHAASTAPQASSPPDYTMAWAEYYRQQVAFYGQTLGQAQAHSQEQ, encoded by the exons ATTGCTGCTAAAATTGATTCAATTCCTCACTTGAATAATTCCACACCTCTAGTGGACCCCTCTGTGTATGGATATGGAGTACAGAAACGGCCCTTGGATGATGGAG GTAACCAGTTAGGGGCCTTGGTACATCAAAG ggcAGTAATAACCGAAGAATTTAAAGTGCCCGATAAAATGGTTGGATTTA TTATCGGCAGGGGAGGTGAGCAGATTTCACGGATTCAAGCAGAATCTGGTTGCAAAATTCAGATTGCTTCAG AGAGTTCTGGGATTCCAGAGAGGCCCTGTGTACTTACCGGAACCCCAGAAAGTATTGa ACAAGCCAAACGGCTCCTGGGGCAGATTGTGGACCGCTGTCGGAATGGACCTGGCTTTCATAATGACATAGACAGCAACAGCACAATCCAGGAGATTCTTATTCCCGCATCTAAAGTGGGTCTAGTCATCGGCAAAGGAGGGGAGACAATAAAGCAGTTGCAG GAGCGGACAGGTGTGAAGATGGTTATGATCCAGGATGGCCCGTTGCCCACAGGAGCAGACAAGCCTCTTCGCATTACTGGAGACCCATTCAAAGTACAG CAAGCAAGAGAAATGGTACTAGAAATCATCCGGGAAAAAGACCAGGCTGACTTTCGAGGTGTACGTGGTGATTTCAACTCCCGAATGGGCGGAGGCAGTATAGAG GTGTCCGTGCCTAGGTTTGCTGTTGGGATTGTAATAGGAAGAAATGGGGAAATGATCAAAAAGATCCAGAATGATGCCGGTGTGAGGATTCAGTTTAAACCAG ATGATGGGATCAGTCCCGAGAGAGCTGCACAGGTCATGGGCCCTCCAGATCGGTGTCAGCATGCAGCACACATCATCAGTGAGCTGATTCTTACAGCCCAG GAAAGAGATGGTTTCGGAGGCCTGGCAGTAGCCAGAGGAAGAGGCCGCAGTCGTGGTGACTGGAGCGTGGGAACCCCTGGTGGCGTCCAGGAGATAACATACACGGTGCCTGCAGATAAGTGTGGCCTCGTCATAGGCAAAG GGGGTGAGAACATCAAAAGCATAAATCAGCAATCGGGAGCACACGTGGAGCTTCAGCGGAACCCCCCGCCCAACACCGACCCCAGCCTGCGGATGTTCACCATCAGGGGCGTTCCTCAGCAGATCGAGGTGGCCAGGCATCTCATAGATGAGAAAGTTGGT GGGACCAGTCTTGGAGCACCTGGAGCCTTTGGACAGAGTCCCTTCAGCCAGCCACCTGCCGCACCTCATCAAAA CACCTTTCCCTCGAGGAGCTCAGGCTGCTTCCCAAACATGGCTGCTAAAGTGAATGGGAACCCCCACAGcacccctgtgag TGGTCCTCCAGCCTTTTTgacccagggctggggcagcacCTACCAGGCGTGGCAGCAGCCCACACAGCAGGTCCCAA GCCAGCAGAGCCAGCCGCAGAGCAGCCAGCCCGACTACAGCAAGGCCTGGGAAGACTATTACAAAAAACAGA GTCACGCCGCCAGCACTGCCCCTCAGGCCAGCTCCCCGCCGGACTACACCATGGCCTGGGCGGAGTACTACAGGCAGCAGGTCGCTTTCTACGGACAGACACTAGGCCAGGCTCAGGCCCACAGCCAG GAGCAGTAG
- the FUBP3 gene encoding far upstream element-binding protein 3 isoform X1: MAELVQGQSAPVGMKAEGFVDALHRVRQIAAKIDSIPHLNNSTPLVDPSVYGYGVQKRPLDDGVGNQLGALVHQRAVITEEFKVPDKMVGFIIGRGGEQISRIQAESGCKIQIASESSGIPERPCVLTGTPESIEQAKRLLGQIVDRCRNGPGFHNDIDSNSTIQEILIPASKVGLVIGKGGETIKQLQERTGVKMVMIQDGPLPTGADKPLRITGDPFKVQQAREMVLEIIREKDQADFRGVRGDFNSRMGGGSIEVSVPRFAVGIVIGRNGEMIKKIQNDAGVRIQFKPDDGISPERAAQVMGPPDRCQHAAHIISELILTAQERDGFGGLAVARGRGRSRGDWSVGTPGGVQEITYTVPADKCGLVIGKGGENIKSINQQSGAHVELQRNPPPNTDPSLRMFTIRGVPQQIEVARHLIDEKVGGTSLGAPGAFGQSPFSQPPAAPHQNTFPSRSSGCFPNMAAKVNGNPHSTPVSGPPAFLTQGWGSTYQAWQQPTQQVPSQQSQPQSSQPDYSKAWEDYYKKQSHAASTAPQASSPPDYTMAWAEYYRQQVAFYGQTLGQAQAHSQEQ; the protein is encoded by the exons ATTGCTGCTAAAATTGATTCAATTCCTCACTTGAATAATTCCACACCTCTAGTGGACCCCTCTGTGTATGGATATGGAGTACAGAAACGGCCCTTGGATGATGGAG TAGGTAACCAGTTAGGGGCCTTGGTACATCAAAG ggcAGTAATAACCGAAGAATTTAAAGTGCCCGATAAAATGGTTGGATTTA TTATCGGCAGGGGAGGTGAGCAGATTTCACGGATTCAAGCAGAATCTGGTTGCAAAATTCAGATTGCTTCAG AGAGTTCTGGGATTCCAGAGAGGCCCTGTGTACTTACCGGAACCCCAGAAAGTATTGa ACAAGCCAAACGGCTCCTGGGGCAGATTGTGGACCGCTGTCGGAATGGACCTGGCTTTCATAATGACATAGACAGCAACAGCACAATCCAGGAGATTCTTATTCCCGCATCTAAAGTGGGTCTAGTCATCGGCAAAGGAGGGGAGACAATAAAGCAGTTGCAG GAGCGGACAGGTGTGAAGATGGTTATGATCCAGGATGGCCCGTTGCCCACAGGAGCAGACAAGCCTCTTCGCATTACTGGAGACCCATTCAAAGTACAG CAAGCAAGAGAAATGGTACTAGAAATCATCCGGGAAAAAGACCAGGCTGACTTTCGAGGTGTACGTGGTGATTTCAACTCCCGAATGGGCGGAGGCAGTATAGAG GTGTCCGTGCCTAGGTTTGCTGTTGGGATTGTAATAGGAAGAAATGGGGAAATGATCAAAAAGATCCAGAATGATGCCGGTGTGAGGATTCAGTTTAAACCAG ATGATGGGATCAGTCCCGAGAGAGCTGCACAGGTCATGGGCCCTCCAGATCGGTGTCAGCATGCAGCACACATCATCAGTGAGCTGATTCTTACAGCCCAG GAAAGAGATGGTTTCGGAGGCCTGGCAGTAGCCAGAGGAAGAGGCCGCAGTCGTGGTGACTGGAGCGTGGGAACCCCTGGTGGCGTCCAGGAGATAACATACACGGTGCCTGCAGATAAGTGTGGCCTCGTCATAGGCAAAG GGGGTGAGAACATCAAAAGCATAAATCAGCAATCGGGAGCACACGTGGAGCTTCAGCGGAACCCCCCGCCCAACACCGACCCCAGCCTGCGGATGTTCACCATCAGGGGCGTTCCTCAGCAGATCGAGGTGGCCAGGCATCTCATAGATGAGAAAGTTGGT GGGACCAGTCTTGGAGCACCTGGAGCCTTTGGACAGAGTCCCTTCAGCCAGCCACCTGCCGCACCTCATCAAAA CACCTTTCCCTCGAGGAGCTCAGGCTGCTTCCCAAACATGGCTGCTAAAGTGAATGGGAACCCCCACAGcacccctgtgag TGGTCCTCCAGCCTTTTTgacccagggctggggcagcacCTACCAGGCGTGGCAGCAGCCCACACAGCAGGTCCCAA GCCAGCAGAGCCAGCCGCAGAGCAGCCAGCCCGACTACAGCAAGGCCTGGGAAGACTATTACAAAAAACAGA GTCACGCCGCCAGCACTGCCCCTCAGGCCAGCTCCCCGCCGGACTACACCATGGCCTGGGCGGAGTACTACAGGCAGCAGGTCGCTTTCTACGGACAGACACTAGGCCAGGCTCAGGCCCACAGCCAG GAGCAGTAG